A window of Euwallacea similis isolate ESF13 chromosome 10, ESF131.1, whole genome shotgun sequence contains these coding sequences:
- the blot gene encoding sodium-dependent nutrient amino acid transporter 1 isoform X5 gives MALSYTELKVLVLVQSCKTWCAHLSTAICTISIAAGLGTLYRLPQSTLIKGGFPFLVAYAIVSVIFGLPLLFLELGIGQLAQEGFIKSWRAVPFFKGVGYVKLLAGCLLSLYYSLYMGLALMYMIWVVKEPFPFSDCANGVIMTKVGYTANAKNGQQCVADTFLKSPFEDPYYFGIYTALLLFIWIVVIILSIRRTKSYIRSLLILFFPTMACYIALTTKSVLLEAELGVLYKFFEEADWSLLGNAEVWYYATIQVFFSTNVGFGSFITNAGIMYNKVNPLWTALGYIVTNLIFGTGSVLISHLLTANASNLTHIASSHFISEVRLFTMIYDSAVNHGNDNFRYWTIAAYLFFVFAGFLSMATLTYTMLKAIYGHDGIRFKWWQTSIIFSFSGFVLSCALLLKPNFLLVRLLDEYVVGNLIFICVILEVLAFICFYGTSRIQSDFEFMLGHILSKIWLFMWWIIPLVLTGILLWGLAVIYLEEMFSSDPVWLYGIGWAVVLTTFLLIIAMGLVVLRKQDGYTVCDKLKASLEPSQEWGPKDPMLRYNWVQWNTKSQSGERDFTLKRRGTKEYTKTIRKRAKKEALSMGVEGAYTKSEGITVTINNNVDMLNGNSRPSSKKYNSKYYVSSSGISQITSGEDPQTDAADTKHHHHHLKHHHHHRNSFPVNTEQPQDNEVIRHSVPVTTNIKIVDDANSEGYGTFRNKGPYIIDGDIGHVCHRRYGSNEHEAITQL, from the exons ATGGCGCTGAGTTATACTGAGTTAAAGGTGCTAGTTTTGGTTCAA TCTTGCAAAACCTGGTGCGCCCACCTCTCCACCGCAATATGCACCATCTCCATTGCAGCCGGCTTGGGTACCCTCTACAGGCTTCCACAATCGACCCTGATCAAGGGAGGATTTCCATTCTTGGTGGCCTACGCCATTGTTTCTGTGATCTTCGGTCTTCCCCTGCTCTTTTTGGAGTTGGGGATCGGACAGTTGGCCCAGGAGGGGTTCATCAAGAGCTGGAGGGCCgtgccattttttaaag GCGTAGGCTATGTAAAGCTTCTGGCGGGGTGTCTACTGAGCCTCTACTACTCCCTCTATATGGGGTTGGCTCTGATGTACATGATCTGGGTGGTAAAGGAGCCATTTCCCTTCTCCGACTGTGCAAATGGGGTGATAATGACTAAG GTGGGATACACTGCAAACGCGAAGAATGGCCAGCAATGCGTAGCAGACACATTTCTTAAATCCCCATTCGAAGACCCttattattttggcatttaCACTGCGCTGTTGCTCTTCATCTGGATCGTCGTTATAATTCT ATCAATAAGAAGGACTAAAAGCTACATAAGGTCGCTGCTAATATTGTTCTTCCCCACTATGGCCTGCTACATTGCTTTGACTACGAAGTCTGTTCTATTGGAGGCTGAATTAGGGGTTTTATACAAGTTTTTTGAGGAGGCTGACTGGAGTTTACTGGGAAATGCTGAG GTATGGTACTATGCCACAATCCAAGTGTTTTTTTCCACCAACGTGGGTTTTGGCTCATTCATCACCAACGCAGGAATTATGTACAACAAAGTCAACCCTCTATG GACTGCATTGGGCTATATAGTAACGAATCTGATCTTCGGAACTGGCTCCGTGCTCATCTCTCACCTCCTCACCGCTAACGCCTCCAACCTCACTCACATTGCTTCGTCGCACTTTATCTCCGAAGTGCGCCTTTTCACCATGATCTACGACTCAGCAGTTAACCATGGCAATGACAATTTTCGCTATTGGACAATTGCCGCCTATCTCTTCTTCGTTTTCGCAGGGTTTTTAAGCATG GCGACCCTAACTTACACCATGCTCAAAGCGATTTACGGACATGATGGGATCCGGTTTAAATGGTGGCAAACCagcattatttttagtttcagtGGTTTCGTGCTTAGCTGCGCTTTATTGCTGAAgccaaattttttattagtccGCCTGCTTGATGAGTATGTGGTTgggaatttgattttcatatgtgTTATCTTAGAGGTTTTAGCCTTTATCTGTTTCTATG GCACCTCAAGAATCCAGTCGGATTTCGAATTCATGCTGGGCCACATCCTCAGTAAAATCTGGCTCTTTATGTGGTGGATAATTCCACTGGTTCTGACCGGAATCCTCTTGTGGGGACTGGCTGTTATTTACCTGGAAGAAATGTTTTCGAGCGACCCTGTGTGGTTGTACGGAATAGGCTGGGCTGTAGTCCTCACTACCTTCTTACTTATCATCGCAATGGGCCTCGTGGTACTCAGGAAGCAGGATGGATATACCGTATGCGAT AAACTCAAAGCTTCTTTAGAGCCCTCTCAGGAATGGGGCCCCAAGGACCCGATGCTGCGCTACAATTGGGTGCAATGGAACACCAAATCGCAATCTGGGGAGCGGGATTTTACCCTCAAAAGGAGGGGTACCAAGGAGTACACCAAAACGATCAGAAAGAGAGCCAAGAAGGAGGCTCTTTCCATGGGAGTAGAAGGTGCTTATACCAAAAGCGAAGGCATCACTGTAACCATAAACAACAATGTTGATATGTTGAATGGTAACTCCAGACCCAGTTCAAAAAAGTACAACTCAAAATATTATGTAAGCAGCAGCGGAATCAGTCAGATTACCAGTGGTGAAG aTCCCCAAACGGATGCCGCAGACACGAAGCACCATCACCATCACTTGAAACACCATCATCACCATAGAAATAGTTTTCCAGTGAATACTGAACAGCCCCAAGATAACGAGGTAATAAGACACAGCGTTCCGGTGacaacaaatattaaaattgtagaTGATGCGAATTCGGAGGGATATGGGACCTTTAGAAATAAAGGGCCGTACATTATCGATGGGGATATAGGGCATGTGTGCCATAGGCGGTATGGGAGCAATGAACACGAGGCGATTACTCAGCTTTAG
- the blot gene encoding sodium-dependent nutrient amino acid transporter 1 isoform X4, with protein MKNGIFDYSQQRFAYIQYRPQAYLKRCQTLDSWSYVLKSYLRRRLQYGLEARYGRSCKTWCAHLSTAICTISIAAGLGTLYRLPQSTLIKGGFPFLVAYAIVSVIFGLPLLFLELGIGQLAQEGFIKSWRAVPFFKGVGYVKLLAGCLLSLYYSLYMGLALMYMIWVVKEPFPFSDCANGVIMTKVGYTANAKNGQQCVADTFLKSPFEDPYYFGIYTALLLFIWIVVIILSIRRTKSYIRSLLILFFPTMACYIALTTKSVLLEAELGVLYKFFEEADWSLLGNAEVWYYATIQVFFSTNVGFGSFITNAGIMYNKVNPLWTALGYIVTNLIFGTGSVLISHLLTANASNLTHIASSHFISEVRLFTMIYDSAVNHGNDNFRYWTIAAYLFFVFAGFLSMATLTYTMLKAIYGHDGIRFKWWQTSIIFSFSGFVLSCALLLKPNFLLVRLLDEYVVGNLIFICVILEVLAFICFYGTSRIQSDFEFMLGHILSKIWLFMWWIIPLVLTGILLWGLAVIYLEEMFSSDPVWLYGIGWAVVLTTFLLIIAMGLVVLRKQDGYTVCDKLKASLEPSQEWGPKDPMLRYNWVQWNTKSQSGERDFTLKRRGTKEYTKTIRKRAKKEALSMGVEGAYTKSEGITVTINNNVDMLNGNSRPSSKKYNSKYYVSSSGISQITSGEDPQTDAADTKHHHHHLKHHHHHRNSFPVNTEQPQDNEVIRHSVPVTTNIKIVDDANSEGYGTFRNKGPYIIDGDIGHVCHRRYGSNEHEAITQL; from the exons ATGAAAAACGGAATATTCGATTATTCGCAGCAACGTTTCGCCTATATTCAGTACCGTCCTCAGGCATATTTGAAGCGCTGCCAGACCTTGGATTCGTGGTCTTACGTGCTCAAGAGTTATTTGCGCAGAAGATTACAGTATGGATTAGAAGCGAGATATGGGAGA TCTTGCAAAACCTGGTGCGCCCACCTCTCCACCGCAATATGCACCATCTCCATTGCAGCCGGCTTGGGTACCCTCTACAGGCTTCCACAATCGACCCTGATCAAGGGAGGATTTCCATTCTTGGTGGCCTACGCCATTGTTTCTGTGATCTTCGGTCTTCCCCTGCTCTTTTTGGAGTTGGGGATCGGACAGTTGGCCCAGGAGGGGTTCATCAAGAGCTGGAGGGCCgtgccattttttaaag GCGTAGGCTATGTAAAGCTTCTGGCGGGGTGTCTACTGAGCCTCTACTACTCCCTCTATATGGGGTTGGCTCTGATGTACATGATCTGGGTGGTAAAGGAGCCATTTCCCTTCTCCGACTGTGCAAATGGGGTGATAATGACTAAG GTGGGATACACTGCAAACGCGAAGAATGGCCAGCAATGCGTAGCAGACACATTTCTTAAATCCCCATTCGAAGACCCttattattttggcatttaCACTGCGCTGTTGCTCTTCATCTGGATCGTCGTTATAATTCT ATCAATAAGAAGGACTAAAAGCTACATAAGGTCGCTGCTAATATTGTTCTTCCCCACTATGGCCTGCTACATTGCTTTGACTACGAAGTCTGTTCTATTGGAGGCTGAATTAGGGGTTTTATACAAGTTTTTTGAGGAGGCTGACTGGAGTTTACTGGGAAATGCTGAG GTATGGTACTATGCCACAATCCAAGTGTTTTTTTCCACCAACGTGGGTTTTGGCTCATTCATCACCAACGCAGGAATTATGTACAACAAAGTCAACCCTCTATG GACTGCATTGGGCTATATAGTAACGAATCTGATCTTCGGAACTGGCTCCGTGCTCATCTCTCACCTCCTCACCGCTAACGCCTCCAACCTCACTCACATTGCTTCGTCGCACTTTATCTCCGAAGTGCGCCTTTTCACCATGATCTACGACTCAGCAGTTAACCATGGCAATGACAATTTTCGCTATTGGACAATTGCCGCCTATCTCTTCTTCGTTTTCGCAGGGTTTTTAAGCATG GCGACCCTAACTTACACCATGCTCAAAGCGATTTACGGACATGATGGGATCCGGTTTAAATGGTGGCAAACCagcattatttttagtttcagtGGTTTCGTGCTTAGCTGCGCTTTATTGCTGAAgccaaattttttattagtccGCCTGCTTGATGAGTATGTGGTTgggaatttgattttcatatgtgTTATCTTAGAGGTTTTAGCCTTTATCTGTTTCTATG GCACCTCAAGAATCCAGTCGGATTTCGAATTCATGCTGGGCCACATCCTCAGTAAAATCTGGCTCTTTATGTGGTGGATAATTCCACTGGTTCTGACCGGAATCCTCTTGTGGGGACTGGCTGTTATTTACCTGGAAGAAATGTTTTCGAGCGACCCTGTGTGGTTGTACGGAATAGGCTGGGCTGTAGTCCTCACTACCTTCTTACTTATCATCGCAATGGGCCTCGTGGTACTCAGGAAGCAGGATGGATATACCGTATGCGAT AAACTCAAAGCTTCTTTAGAGCCCTCTCAGGAATGGGGCCCCAAGGACCCGATGCTGCGCTACAATTGGGTGCAATGGAACACCAAATCGCAATCTGGGGAGCGGGATTTTACCCTCAAAAGGAGGGGTACCAAGGAGTACACCAAAACGATCAGAAAGAGAGCCAAGAAGGAGGCTCTTTCCATGGGAGTAGAAGGTGCTTATACCAAAAGCGAAGGCATCACTGTAACCATAAACAACAATGTTGATATGTTGAATGGTAACTCCAGACCCAGTTCAAAAAAGTACAACTCAAAATATTATGTAAGCAGCAGCGGAATCAGTCAGATTACCAGTGGTGAAG aTCCCCAAACGGATGCCGCAGACACGAAGCACCATCACCATCACTTGAAACACCATCATCACCATAGAAATAGTTTTCCAGTGAATACTGAACAGCCCCAAGATAACGAGGTAATAAGACACAGCGTTCCGGTGacaacaaatattaaaattgtagaTGATGCGAATTCGGAGGGATATGGGACCTTTAGAAATAAAGGGCCGTACATTATCGATGGGGATATAGGGCATGTGTGCCATAGGCGGTATGGGAGCAATGAACACGAGGCGATTACTCAGCTTTAG
- the blot gene encoding sodium-dependent nutrient amino acid transporter 1 isoform X3 produces the protein MGSKKRKLEVAKKWNITDTLPKRKGLSHSPSLRAIRNYIDLPIDRNSGIENPGYDNDYKYEYYMHPDFSNFPTDFDSNSADFEYPTISTKSINTSHSGGSEDYADNEMGSSVKLVTEKVERSCKTWCAHLSTAICTISIAAGLGTLYRLPQSTLIKGGFPFLVAYAIVSVIFGLPLLFLELGIGQLAQEGFIKSWRAVPFFKGVGYVKLLAGCLLSLYYSLYMGLALMYMIWVVKEPFPFSDCANGVIMTKVGYTANAKNGQQCVADTFLKSPFEDPYYFGIYTALLLFIWIVVIILSIRRTKSYIRSLLILFFPTMACYIALTTKSVLLEAELGVLYKFFEEADWSLLGNAEVWYYATIQVFFSTNVGFGSFITNAGIMYNKVNPLWTALGYIVTNLIFGTGSVLISHLLTANASNLTHIASSHFISEVRLFTMIYDSAVNHGNDNFRYWTIAAYLFFVFAGFLSMATLTYTMLKAIYGHDGIRFKWWQTSIIFSFSGFVLSCALLLKPNFLLVRLLDEYVVGNLIFICVILEVLAFICFYGTSRIQSDFEFMLGHILSKIWLFMWWIIPLVLTGILLWGLAVIYLEEMFSSDPVWLYGIGWAVVLTTFLLIIAMGLVVLRKQDGYTVCDKLKASLEPSQEWGPKDPMLRYNWVQWNTKSQSGERDFTLKRRGTKEYTKTIRKRAKKEALSMGVEGAYTKSEGITVTINNNVDMLNGNSRPSSKKYNSKYYVSSSGISQITSGEDPQTDAADTKHHHHHLKHHHHHRNSFPVNTEQPQDNEVIRHSVPVTTNIKIVDDANSEGYGTFRNKGPYIIDGDIGHVCHRRYGSNEHEAITQL, from the exons ATGGGttcaaaaaaacgaaaattagaG GTCGCCAAGAAATGGAACATCACAGACACTCTGCCCAAACGAAAGGGACTGTCCCACTCACCATCTTTGCGCGCCATAAGGAACTACATCGATCTCCCCATTGATCGAAATAGTGGAATTGAGAATCCCGGATATGACAACGACTACAAGTATGAGTACTACATGCATCCCGATTTCAG caattttccGACCGACTTCGACTCGAACTCGGCTGATTTCGAGTACCCAACGATCAGCACCAAATCGATCAACACTTCGCATTCCGGAGGGTCTGAAGACTATGCCGACAACGAAATGGGCTCTTCGGTCAAATTGGTCACCGAAAAAGTAGAGCGG TCTTGCAAAACCTGGTGCGCCCACCTCTCCACCGCAATATGCACCATCTCCATTGCAGCCGGCTTGGGTACCCTCTACAGGCTTCCACAATCGACCCTGATCAAGGGAGGATTTCCATTCTTGGTGGCCTACGCCATTGTTTCTGTGATCTTCGGTCTTCCCCTGCTCTTTTTGGAGTTGGGGATCGGACAGTTGGCCCAGGAGGGGTTCATCAAGAGCTGGAGGGCCgtgccattttttaaag GCGTAGGCTATGTAAAGCTTCTGGCGGGGTGTCTACTGAGCCTCTACTACTCCCTCTATATGGGGTTGGCTCTGATGTACATGATCTGGGTGGTAAAGGAGCCATTTCCCTTCTCCGACTGTGCAAATGGGGTGATAATGACTAAG GTGGGATACACTGCAAACGCGAAGAATGGCCAGCAATGCGTAGCAGACACATTTCTTAAATCCCCATTCGAAGACCCttattattttggcatttaCACTGCGCTGTTGCTCTTCATCTGGATCGTCGTTATAATTCT ATCAATAAGAAGGACTAAAAGCTACATAAGGTCGCTGCTAATATTGTTCTTCCCCACTATGGCCTGCTACATTGCTTTGACTACGAAGTCTGTTCTATTGGAGGCTGAATTAGGGGTTTTATACAAGTTTTTTGAGGAGGCTGACTGGAGTTTACTGGGAAATGCTGAG GTATGGTACTATGCCACAATCCAAGTGTTTTTTTCCACCAACGTGGGTTTTGGCTCATTCATCACCAACGCAGGAATTATGTACAACAAAGTCAACCCTCTATG GACTGCATTGGGCTATATAGTAACGAATCTGATCTTCGGAACTGGCTCCGTGCTCATCTCTCACCTCCTCACCGCTAACGCCTCCAACCTCACTCACATTGCTTCGTCGCACTTTATCTCCGAAGTGCGCCTTTTCACCATGATCTACGACTCAGCAGTTAACCATGGCAATGACAATTTTCGCTATTGGACAATTGCCGCCTATCTCTTCTTCGTTTTCGCAGGGTTTTTAAGCATG GCGACCCTAACTTACACCATGCTCAAAGCGATTTACGGACATGATGGGATCCGGTTTAAATGGTGGCAAACCagcattatttttagtttcagtGGTTTCGTGCTTAGCTGCGCTTTATTGCTGAAgccaaattttttattagtccGCCTGCTTGATGAGTATGTGGTTgggaatttgattttcatatgtgTTATCTTAGAGGTTTTAGCCTTTATCTGTTTCTATG GCACCTCAAGAATCCAGTCGGATTTCGAATTCATGCTGGGCCACATCCTCAGTAAAATCTGGCTCTTTATGTGGTGGATAATTCCACTGGTTCTGACCGGAATCCTCTTGTGGGGACTGGCTGTTATTTACCTGGAAGAAATGTTTTCGAGCGACCCTGTGTGGTTGTACGGAATAGGCTGGGCTGTAGTCCTCACTACCTTCTTACTTATCATCGCAATGGGCCTCGTGGTACTCAGGAAGCAGGATGGATATACCGTATGCGAT AAACTCAAAGCTTCTTTAGAGCCCTCTCAGGAATGGGGCCCCAAGGACCCGATGCTGCGCTACAATTGGGTGCAATGGAACACCAAATCGCAATCTGGGGAGCGGGATTTTACCCTCAAAAGGAGGGGTACCAAGGAGTACACCAAAACGATCAGAAAGAGAGCCAAGAAGGAGGCTCTTTCCATGGGAGTAGAAGGTGCTTATACCAAAAGCGAAGGCATCACTGTAACCATAAACAACAATGTTGATATGTTGAATGGTAACTCCAGACCCAGTTCAAAAAAGTACAACTCAAAATATTATGTAAGCAGCAGCGGAATCAGTCAGATTACCAGTGGTGAAG aTCCCCAAACGGATGCCGCAGACACGAAGCACCATCACCATCACTTGAAACACCATCATCACCATAGAAATAGTTTTCCAGTGAATACTGAACAGCCCCAAGATAACGAGGTAATAAGACACAGCGTTCCGGTGacaacaaatattaaaattgtagaTGATGCGAATTCGGAGGGATATGGGACCTTTAGAAATAAAGGGCCGTACATTATCGATGGGGATATAGGGCATGTGTGCCATAGGCGGTATGGGAGCAATGAACACGAGGCGATTACTCAGCTTTAG
- the blot gene encoding sodium-dependent nutrient amino acid transporter 1 isoform X1, translating to MKEIWDGKEQLPRLSDGQPVAKKWNITDTLPKRKGLSHSPSLRAIRNYIDLPIDRNSGIENPGYDNDYKYEYYMHPDFSNFPTDFDSNSADFEYPTISTKSINTSHSGGSEDYADNEMGSSVKLVTEKVERSCKTWCAHLSTAICTISIAAGLGTLYRLPQSTLIKGGFPFLVAYAIVSVIFGLPLLFLELGIGQLAQEGFIKSWRAVPFFKGVGYVKLLAGCLLSLYYSLYMGLALMYMIWVVKEPFPFSDCANGVIMTKVGYTANAKNGQQCVADTFLKSPFEDPYYFGIYTALLLFIWIVVIILSIRRTKSYIRSLLILFFPTMACYIALTTKSVLLEAELGVLYKFFEEADWSLLGNAEVWYYATIQVFFSTNVGFGSFITNAGIMYNKVNPLWTALGYIVTNLIFGTGSVLISHLLTANASNLTHIASSHFISEVRLFTMIYDSAVNHGNDNFRYWTIAAYLFFVFAGFLSMATLTYTMLKAIYGHDGIRFKWWQTSIIFSFSGFVLSCALLLKPNFLLVRLLDEYVVGNLIFICVILEVLAFICFYGTSRIQSDFEFMLGHILSKIWLFMWWIIPLVLTGILLWGLAVIYLEEMFSSDPVWLYGIGWAVVLTTFLLIIAMGLVVLRKQDGYTVCDKLKASLEPSQEWGPKDPMLRYNWVQWNTKSQSGERDFTLKRRGTKEYTKTIRKRAKKEALSMGVEGAYTKSEGITVTINNNVDMLNGNSRPSSKKYNSKYYVSSSGISQITSGEDPQTDAADTKHHHHHLKHHHHHRNSFPVNTEQPQDNEVIRHSVPVTTNIKIVDDANSEGYGTFRNKGPYIIDGDIGHVCHRRYGSNEHEAITQL from the exons ATGAAGGAAATTTGGGATGGGAAGGAGCAGCTGCCTAGATTGAGCGACGGACAACCG GTCGCCAAGAAATGGAACATCACAGACACTCTGCCCAAACGAAAGGGACTGTCCCACTCACCATCTTTGCGCGCCATAAGGAACTACATCGATCTCCCCATTGATCGAAATAGTGGAATTGAGAATCCCGGATATGACAACGACTACAAGTATGAGTACTACATGCATCCCGATTTCAG caattttccGACCGACTTCGACTCGAACTCGGCTGATTTCGAGTACCCAACGATCAGCACCAAATCGATCAACACTTCGCATTCCGGAGGGTCTGAAGACTATGCCGACAACGAAATGGGCTCTTCGGTCAAATTGGTCACCGAAAAAGTAGAGCGG TCTTGCAAAACCTGGTGCGCCCACCTCTCCACCGCAATATGCACCATCTCCATTGCAGCCGGCTTGGGTACCCTCTACAGGCTTCCACAATCGACCCTGATCAAGGGAGGATTTCCATTCTTGGTGGCCTACGCCATTGTTTCTGTGATCTTCGGTCTTCCCCTGCTCTTTTTGGAGTTGGGGATCGGACAGTTGGCCCAGGAGGGGTTCATCAAGAGCTGGAGGGCCgtgccattttttaaag GCGTAGGCTATGTAAAGCTTCTGGCGGGGTGTCTACTGAGCCTCTACTACTCCCTCTATATGGGGTTGGCTCTGATGTACATGATCTGGGTGGTAAAGGAGCCATTTCCCTTCTCCGACTGTGCAAATGGGGTGATAATGACTAAG GTGGGATACACTGCAAACGCGAAGAATGGCCAGCAATGCGTAGCAGACACATTTCTTAAATCCCCATTCGAAGACCCttattattttggcatttaCACTGCGCTGTTGCTCTTCATCTGGATCGTCGTTATAATTCT ATCAATAAGAAGGACTAAAAGCTACATAAGGTCGCTGCTAATATTGTTCTTCCCCACTATGGCCTGCTACATTGCTTTGACTACGAAGTCTGTTCTATTGGAGGCTGAATTAGGGGTTTTATACAAGTTTTTTGAGGAGGCTGACTGGAGTTTACTGGGAAATGCTGAG GTATGGTACTATGCCACAATCCAAGTGTTTTTTTCCACCAACGTGGGTTTTGGCTCATTCATCACCAACGCAGGAATTATGTACAACAAAGTCAACCCTCTATG GACTGCATTGGGCTATATAGTAACGAATCTGATCTTCGGAACTGGCTCCGTGCTCATCTCTCACCTCCTCACCGCTAACGCCTCCAACCTCACTCACATTGCTTCGTCGCACTTTATCTCCGAAGTGCGCCTTTTCACCATGATCTACGACTCAGCAGTTAACCATGGCAATGACAATTTTCGCTATTGGACAATTGCCGCCTATCTCTTCTTCGTTTTCGCAGGGTTTTTAAGCATG GCGACCCTAACTTACACCATGCTCAAAGCGATTTACGGACATGATGGGATCCGGTTTAAATGGTGGCAAACCagcattatttttagtttcagtGGTTTCGTGCTTAGCTGCGCTTTATTGCTGAAgccaaattttttattagtccGCCTGCTTGATGAGTATGTGGTTgggaatttgattttcatatgtgTTATCTTAGAGGTTTTAGCCTTTATCTGTTTCTATG GCACCTCAAGAATCCAGTCGGATTTCGAATTCATGCTGGGCCACATCCTCAGTAAAATCTGGCTCTTTATGTGGTGGATAATTCCACTGGTTCTGACCGGAATCCTCTTGTGGGGACTGGCTGTTATTTACCTGGAAGAAATGTTTTCGAGCGACCCTGTGTGGTTGTACGGAATAGGCTGGGCTGTAGTCCTCACTACCTTCTTACTTATCATCGCAATGGGCCTCGTGGTACTCAGGAAGCAGGATGGATATACCGTATGCGAT AAACTCAAAGCTTCTTTAGAGCCCTCTCAGGAATGGGGCCCCAAGGACCCGATGCTGCGCTACAATTGGGTGCAATGGAACACCAAATCGCAATCTGGGGAGCGGGATTTTACCCTCAAAAGGAGGGGTACCAAGGAGTACACCAAAACGATCAGAAAGAGAGCCAAGAAGGAGGCTCTTTCCATGGGAGTAGAAGGTGCTTATACCAAAAGCGAAGGCATCACTGTAACCATAAACAACAATGTTGATATGTTGAATGGTAACTCCAGACCCAGTTCAAAAAAGTACAACTCAAAATATTATGTAAGCAGCAGCGGAATCAGTCAGATTACCAGTGGTGAAG aTCCCCAAACGGATGCCGCAGACACGAAGCACCATCACCATCACTTGAAACACCATCATCACCATAGAAATAGTTTTCCAGTGAATACTGAACAGCCCCAAGATAACGAGGTAATAAGACACAGCGTTCCGGTGacaacaaatattaaaattgtagaTGATGCGAATTCGGAGGGATATGGGACCTTTAGAAATAAAGGGCCGTACATTATCGATGGGGATATAGGGCATGTGTGCCATAGGCGGTATGGGAGCAATGAACACGAGGCGATTACTCAGCTTTAG